A DNA window from Stutzerimonas stutzeri contains the following coding sequences:
- a CDS encoding Crp/Fnr family transcriptional regulator yields the protein MYLLGEQPAYADRLINRLQTIPSQLLEGLQPSGPNLELKHTDDLCAELPTQQLFIIEAGLLHALIDGKALFYLQEGDLVGLRQSGDLPECRYCSDEPISLIPYSRNAAFQHIHADEHRQELFTQYLIGHTALLGDALARLKQPEIRPSTGFKHFAVGEELIRQGDEADNVFIIIEGHANAVVDGQKVGDVQKDEIFGAMAVFTRERRSATVVASEPCTVMVIPKEQFLGLTQSNPRIAHSLIESMARRIDLLNKEVTHLRVNVAV from the coding sequence ATGTATTTACTCGGGGAGCAACCGGCGTACGCCGATCGCCTGATCAACCGCCTGCAAACAATCCCCTCACAGCTGCTGGAAGGCTTGCAGCCGTCGGGCCCCAACCTTGAACTCAAGCACACCGATGACCTCTGTGCCGAGCTACCGACGCAACAACTCTTCATCATTGAAGCAGGACTGCTGCACGCGCTGATCGACGGTAAGGCGCTGTTCTATCTTCAAGAGGGTGACCTGGTTGGATTGCGCCAGTCCGGCGACCTGCCGGAATGCCGCTACTGCAGTGACGAGCCGATCAGCCTCATTCCCTACTCCCGCAACGCCGCGTTTCAGCATATTCATGCCGACGAGCACCGCCAGGAGCTGTTCACCCAATACCTGATCGGCCATACCGCGCTGCTCGGCGACGCGCTTGCGCGGCTCAAGCAACCGGAAATCCGCCCATCCACCGGTTTCAAGCATTTCGCCGTCGGCGAAGAACTGATTCGCCAGGGCGACGAAGCGGATAACGTGTTCATCATCATCGAAGGTCACGCGAATGCGGTCGTCGACGGCCAGAAAGTGGGTGACGTACAAAAGGACGAGATCTTCGGTGCCATGGCGGTGTTCACCCGCGAACGGCGCAGCGCAACGGTCGTGGCTAGCGAACCTTGCACGGTCATGGTCATTCCCAAGGAGCAGTTTCTCGGGCTGACGCAAAGCAATCCGCGCATTGCCCACAGCCTTATCGAGAGCATGGCGCGACGTATCGACCTGCTGAACAAGGAAGTCACCCATCTGCGCGTCAATGTTGCCGTCTGA
- a CDS encoding AAA family ATPase, giving the protein MSQALIAALQNPAVYPHPTEGVRVIETHISWVILTGTYAYKIKKPVDFGFLNFTNLASRKHFCEEELRLNQRMAPDLYLEVLPISGSPDAPEINGAGEPFEYALKMREFPQTQLLAELQARGELTDTHIDALAEQIAHFHQSTPQVPAGHTLSSADAIVAPMRQNFEQIRPLLSEAADLRQLDSLEDWTETSIQRLRPLLEQRCQQGFVRECHGDLHLGNATLIDGHVVLFDCIEFNEPFRLIDVASDAAFLAMDLEDRGLKCQARRFLNGWLEHTGDYAALALLNLYKAYRALVRAKVSLFRLYQEQDAVQRKVIVRQYRSYANLAESYSAIPSRFLAITHGVSAVGKSHVALRLVEALGAIRLRSDVERKRLHGEQSDAQQGQLDTGIYSQQASDATYQHLHKLATTALQAGFSVVIDAAYLKQQQRQDAWQAAESTGVPFLLLDCQAPDAVIAQWLAQRQAEGLDPSDATMDVVHAQQASREALSESERLHSRRVDTQDAGSLDELVANIRQHLPGL; this is encoded by the coding sequence GTGAGCCAAGCATTGATCGCCGCCCTGCAGAATCCTGCCGTGTACCCGCACCCCACCGAGGGCGTCAGGGTCATCGAGACCCATATTTCCTGGGTGATCCTCACCGGCACCTACGCCTACAAAATCAAGAAACCGGTGGACTTCGGCTTCCTGAACTTTACGAATCTCGCCTCGCGCAAGCATTTCTGCGAAGAGGAACTACGACTCAACCAACGCATGGCACCCGACCTTTATCTGGAAGTCCTGCCCATTAGCGGCTCGCCGGATGCGCCCGAGATCAATGGCGCAGGCGAACCCTTCGAATACGCCCTGAAGATGCGTGAATTTCCGCAAACTCAGCTGCTGGCCGAATTGCAGGCGCGCGGCGAATTGACGGATACGCACATCGACGCCTTGGCCGAGCAGATTGCGCATTTTCACCAGAGCACCCCGCAGGTACCCGCCGGTCACACTCTGAGCAGCGCCGACGCGATCGTCGCGCCGATGCGGCAGAACTTCGAGCAGATTCGCCCACTACTCAGCGAAGCAGCAGACCTACGCCAGCTGGACTCGCTCGAAGATTGGACAGAAACCAGCATTCAACGCCTGCGCCCGCTGCTCGAGCAGCGCTGCCAACAGGGTTTCGTCCGCGAATGTCACGGCGACCTCCACCTGGGTAATGCTACGTTGATCGACGGCCATGTCGTCCTGTTCGACTGCATCGAATTCAATGAGCCGTTCCGCCTGATTGATGTTGCCTCGGATGCTGCGTTTCTCGCCATGGACCTGGAGGATCGCGGCCTGAAGTGCCAAGCACGCCGCTTCCTCAATGGATGGTTGGAGCACACCGGCGATTACGCAGCCCTGGCGCTGTTGAATCTGTACAAGGCCTATCGCGCGTTGGTACGTGCCAAGGTCAGCCTGTTCCGCCTGTATCAGGAGCAGGACGCCGTGCAGCGCAAGGTGATCGTGCGCCAGTACCGCAGCTATGCGAACCTGGCCGAAAGCTACAGCGCCATTCCCTCACGCTTCCTGGCCATTACCCATGGCGTTTCCGCCGTGGGCAAGAGCCACGTCGCGCTGCGTCTGGTTGAAGCCCTGGGCGCGATACGCCTGCGCTCGGACGTCGAGCGCAAGCGGCTGCATGGCGAGCAGTCCGACGCACAGCAGGGCCAGCTCGATACCGGCATCTATAGCCAGCAGGCCAGTGATGCGACCTATCAGCATCTGCACAAGCTCGCGACTACCGCGTTGCAAGCCGGATTTTCAGTGGTGATCGACGCTGCGTACCTTAAACAGCAACAGCGCCAGGATGCCTGGCAGGCGGCCGAGTCGACCGGCGTGCCGTTCTTGTTGCTCGACTGCCAGGCGCCCGATGCGGTGATCGCCCAGTGGCTGGCGCAGCGTCAGGCCGAAGGCCTCGATCCATCTGACGCGACCATGGATGTGGTCCATGCGCAGCAAGCCAGCCGTGAAGCCCTGAGCGAGAGCGAACGACTGCACAGCCGTCGAGTGGATACCCAGGACGCCGGCAGCCTTGACGAGCTGGTCGCAAACATCCGTCAACACCTGCCCGGTCTCTGA
- the mrcB gene encoding penicillin-binding protein 1B — MTKPRSPRTRSKRRSAGARPWLGWAVKLSIVGLVILAGFAIYLDAVVQEKFSGKRWTIPAKVYARPLELFAGQKLDKNDFLAELDALGYRRERAVSGPGGASVAGNDIELHTRGFQFYEGAEQSQRLRVRFSGDFVAGLSAGNGGTLPVARLEPVLIGGLYPAHNEDRILIKLDQVPPYLVETLVAVEDREFFNHFGVSPKSIARAVWVNLTAGQVRQGGSTLTQQLVKNFYLTNERSLNRKATEAMMAVLLELHYEKQEILEAYLNEVFLGQDGRRAVHGFGLASQYFFGQPLAELKLPQVALLVGMVKGPTYYNPRRNPERALERRNLVLDLLAEQQVVSAEDVAKAKQAPLGVTQRGSMADSSYPAFLDLVKRQLREDYRDEDLTEEGLRVFTSFDPILQLKAEQAMSETLKRLGKSTEGVEGAMIVTNPETGEIQAMLGGRQPGFAGFNRALDASRPIGSLIKPAIYLAALEKPSQYTLTSLLEDEPFSVKGADGQVWKPQNYGRQAYGTVYLYQALANSYNLSTARLGLDLGVPNVLKTLERLGASPKWPAYPSMLLGAGGLRPIEVADMYQTLANGGFNTPLRGIRSVLTADGEPLKRYPFQIQQRFDPGAIYLTQYAMQRAMSEGTGRSAYNRLPRSLNLAGKTGTTNDSRDSWFAGFSQDLLTVVWLGRDDNGKTSLTGATGALQVWADFMRRADPLPLQMPVPDNVTYAWVDARSGLGTDERCPDAVQMPYIRGSEPTPGPGCGIQAPAESVMDWVRGWLQ; from the coding sequence ATGACTAAACCTCGCTCCCCCCGTACACGCTCCAAGCGCCGCTCCGCTGGCGCTCGCCCTTGGTTGGGCTGGGCGGTAAAACTGTCCATTGTCGGCCTGGTGATCCTGGCCGGTTTCGCTATTTATCTCGATGCCGTGGTGCAAGAGAAATTCTCCGGCAAGCGCTGGACGATTCCAGCCAAGGTCTACGCCCGGCCGCTGGAACTCTTCGCCGGGCAGAAGCTGGACAAGAACGATTTCCTCGCGGAGCTGGACGCGCTGGGCTATCGCCGCGAACGTGCGGTCAGTGGTCCGGGCGGCGCGTCGGTGGCTGGCAATGACATCGAACTGCATACCCGTGGCTTCCAGTTCTACGAAGGTGCCGAGCAGTCGCAGCGGCTGCGGGTGCGCTTTTCCGGCGATTTCGTTGCCGGCCTCAGTGCGGGTAATGGCGGCACGTTGCCGGTCGCGCGTCTGGAGCCGGTGCTGATCGGCGGGCTGTATCCGGCGCATAACGAGGATCGCATTCTGATCAAGCTGGATCAGGTGCCGCCCTATCTGGTGGAGACGTTGGTCGCGGTGGAGGACCGGGAGTTCTTCAATCACTTCGGCGTATCGCCTAAGTCCATCGCACGTGCGGTGTGGGTCAACCTGACCGCGGGCCAGGTTCGCCAGGGCGGCAGTACCCTGACTCAACAGCTGGTGAAGAACTTCTACCTGACCAATGAGCGCAGCCTCAACCGCAAGGCCACCGAGGCGATGATGGCGGTGCTGCTGGAGCTGCATTACGAAAAACAGGAGATTCTCGAAGCCTACCTTAACGAGGTGTTTCTCGGTCAGGACGGCCGTCGCGCCGTGCACGGCTTCGGCCTGGCGAGCCAGTACTTCTTCGGCCAGCCGTTGGCTGAGTTGAAGTTGCCGCAGGTGGCGCTGTTGGTCGGCATGGTTAAAGGACCGACCTACTACAATCCGCGCCGCAACCCGGAAAGGGCGCTGGAGCGCCGCAATCTGGTTCTCGATCTACTGGCCGAGCAACAGGTGGTCAGCGCCGAGGACGTGGCCAAGGCCAAGCAGGCGCCGTTGGGTGTGACCCAGCGTGGCAGCATGGCCGACAGCTCCTATCCAGCCTTTCTCGATCTGGTCAAGCGTCAGCTACGCGAGGACTATCGGGACGAGGACCTCACCGAGGAAGGCCTGCGCGTCTTCACCAGTTTCGATCCGATCCTTCAGCTAAAAGCCGAACAGGCCATGAGCGAAACGCTCAAGCGGCTCGGCAAGAGTACCGAAGGCGTTGAGGGTGCGATGATCGTGACCAACCCCGAAACCGGAGAGATCCAGGCGATGCTGGGCGGCCGGCAACCGGGTTTCGCCGGATTCAATCGGGCGTTGGACGCTTCGCGCCCGATCGGCTCGCTGATCAAGCCTGCGATTTATCTTGCGGCCTTGGAGAAACCTAGCCAATACACGCTGACGAGCTTGCTCGAGGATGAGCCGTTCTCGGTCAAGGGCGCCGACGGGCAGGTCTGGAAGCCGCAGAACTATGGGCGTCAGGCCTATGGAACGGTCTATCTGTATCAGGCGCTGGCTAATTCATACAACTTGTCCACGGCCCGGCTCGGGCTCGATCTGGGTGTGCCGAACGTGCTGAAGACGCTTGAGCGGCTGGGCGCATCGCCGAAATGGCCGGCCTACCCATCGATGCTGCTCGGCGCTGGCGGGCTTCGTCCGATCGAAGTGGCCGACATGTACCAGACATTGGCCAACGGTGGCTTCAACACGCCGTTGCGCGGTATTCGCAGTGTACTGACCGCGGACGGTGAGCCGCTCAAGCGGTATCCGTTCCAGATTCAGCAGCGCTTCGATCCCGGTGCGATCTACCTGACCCAGTACGCCATGCAGCGCGCCATGAGCGAGGGGACCGGACGATCTGCCTACAACCGTCTGCCGCGGTCGCTCAACCTGGCCGGGAAGACCGGGACCACCAACGACTCGCGTGACAGCTGGTTCGCTGGCTTCAGCCAGGATCTGCTGACGGTGGTCTGGCTGGGACGTGATGACAACGGCAAGACTTCGCTGACCGGGGCGACCGGAGCGCTGCAGGTCTGGGCTGACTTCATGCGTCGAGCCGACCCGCTGCCTCTGCAGATGCCGGTGCCGGACAACGTGACATACGCATGGGTGGATGCACGTAGCGGCCTGGGTACGGACGAGCGCTGCCCCGATGCCGTACAGATGCCCTATATTCGCGGCAGCGAGCCGACTCCCGGGCCGGGCTGCGGCATCCAGGCACCGGCCGAATCAGTTATGGATTGGGTGCGTGGGTGGCTGCAGTAA
- a CDS encoding tetratricopeptide repeat protein, with amino-acid sequence MAVVTAVVLIQGCATVDRRSIPVVDSGAPVSEELAARQGYRAPPAPTMAAPRQQQEDSGVVVMVPQGSSAPLETFAAPDAPFTGSTGASQPTWQPAPSISAPPSAPQPSMPSGIPRPGSGLAADEQLDGPVLALLTTAQQQQGGGDLNGAASSLERAQRIAPREPQVLYRLAQVRLAQGDATQAEQLSRRALSYASGRPALQASLWELIAQSRERQGDNAGAAQARERAKVSL; translated from the coding sequence ATGGCTGTTGTTACGGCGGTAGTCCTGATCCAGGGCTGCGCCACGGTCGATCGTCGCTCGATTCCGGTAGTGGACTCGGGCGCTCCGGTGTCCGAGGAACTGGCCGCGCGTCAGGGCTATCGAGCGCCACCGGCCCCGACGATGGCCGCGCCGCGGCAGCAGCAGGAGGATTCGGGGGTCGTGGTGATGGTGCCGCAGGGGAGTTCCGCACCGCTTGAGACATTCGCAGCGCCCGATGCTCCTTTTACAGGGTCGACGGGCGCGAGCCAGCCAACGTGGCAGCCGGCACCGTCGATCTCGGCTCCACCCAGCGCGCCGCAACCGAGTATGCCCAGCGGCATTCCTCGTCCCGGAAGCGGCCTGGCTGCTGACGAGCAACTCGACGGCCCCGTGCTTGCACTGCTGACGACGGCCCAGCAGCAGCAGGGCGGTGGTGATTTGAACGGTGCGGCTTCCAGCCTCGAACGCGCGCAGCGCATTGCGCCGCGCGAGCCGCAAGTGCTCTATCGTCTCGCTCAGGTCCGACTGGCCCAGGGCGATGCCACCCAGGCCGAACAGCTGTCGCGTCGCGCATTGAGTTATGCAAGTGGGCGTCCAGCCTTGCAGGCGAGTCTCTGGGAGCTGATCGCTCAATCGCGGGAGCGTCAGGGCGACAACGCAGGGGCGGCACAGGC
- a CDS encoding TfoX/Sxy family protein: protein MHDELLSLRNLGKTSVQWLHASGIHTAADLRRLGAVSSYRAVKSRGFGASKVLLYAIEGALRDLPWQQLPAPLKEELNRSLGDEHDN from the coding sequence ATGCACGACGAACTACTTTCACTCCGCAATCTAGGCAAGACCTCGGTGCAGTGGCTACACGCATCGGGCATCCATACCGCAGCCGATCTCCGAAGACTGGGGGCGGTAAGCTCCTATCGCGCGGTGAAGTCGCGAGGCTTCGGCGCCTCGAAGGTGCTTTTGTATGCCATTGAGGGCGCATTGCGCGACTTACCTTGGCAACAACTGCCGGCGCCCTTGAAGGAAGAACTCAATCGAAGCCTGGGTGACGAACACGACAACTAG
- a CDS encoding class I SAM-dependent methyltransferase, protein MPASESRSPGAASESVQLFSSRSTDYARFRPTYPEALFSWLASQCAETEIAMDVAAGNGQASFPLTRHFHQVLACDASAEQLNAADDWPDVQRVVADAHQLPVQNGQLDLLVVAQALHWFATPAFFAQARLALKPHGLFCAWCYSLLEVAPPVDALIQNLHSEILAGYWPAGRTSVDAGYQDIRPPFARIACPAFSLAAHWDLAELIGYLRTWSAVKQWQKQHRRDPVAMIEPQLSSAWGPPDQRRRVRWPLHFMTGFPNR, encoded by the coding sequence ATGCCTGCCAGCGAATCACGCTCCCCTGGGGCGGCCAGCGAAAGCGTTCAGCTGTTCTCCAGCCGCTCCACCGACTATGCGCGCTTCCGTCCGACCTACCCCGAGGCACTGTTCAGCTGGTTAGCGAGCCAGTGCGCAGAGACAGAAATCGCCATGGACGTCGCTGCGGGCAATGGGCAAGCCAGCTTCCCGCTGACGCGCCACTTCCATCAGGTTCTTGCATGCGACGCCAGTGCCGAGCAGCTGAACGCTGCGGACGACTGGCCGGATGTGCAGCGTGTCGTCGCCGACGCCCATCAGCTACCGGTGCAAAACGGGCAGCTCGATCTGCTGGTGGTCGCCCAGGCGCTGCACTGGTTTGCCACACCGGCATTTTTCGCCCAGGCGCGGCTCGCGCTGAAGCCGCACGGCCTGTTCTGCGCCTGGTGCTACAGCCTGCTGGAGGTGGCACCGCCGGTGGATGCGCTGATTCAGAACCTCCATAGCGAAATCCTTGCCGGCTACTGGCCAGCCGGCCGCACCAGCGTGGATGCCGGTTACCAAGACATCCGGCCTCCTTTTGCACGTATCGCATGCCCGGCATTTTCCCTGGCCGCCCATTGGGATCTTGCCGAGCTGATCGGCTACCTGCGCACCTGGTCCGCCGTCAAACAGTGGCAAAAGCAGCACCGTCGCGATCCGGTTGCAATGATAGAGCCGCAGTTGTCGTCAGCCTGGGGCCCGCCTGATCAGCGGCGACGCGTCCGCTGGCCGCTACACTTTATGACAGGCTTCCCCAATCGCTAG